AGCTAGATGTTTGTCCTTCTTGGCTAGTATATAGTTTTCCATCTAATTCGTCTCTTGTTAATTGTCTAGTTTGTTGGGAAGATATCTTTGTTCTTGATATATGCTCCCTATTGAAGTTGGGTTAGCTTTCCGTTATACCTTTTTCTATGGGGGGGTTTTGGGACCCAAAAAAGTATGTGATCCTTAAATTGCCTTATGAACCGAGTCATTTAGTATCGTAACGAATTGCTGTGTCCTAAAATGGCGAAATGGATATAAGGAATTCATATGACCGGTTCAACTAGTTATGTATTGATAGGCAACTGATTGGATGATTGTCTAGTCTACATAGATGCATGAGAATGTCCTGGTTGCATTTTGGCGTAGCCTTTGTATGCAAGCTTATTAGCTTCGGTTTCTTTAGATACTGACCAAAGATGCAGAGACGTAGTATGAAAGTTCAGGTGCAAAGGTTAAAAtgaaaaggttcgtttgcccctGCCTCTTGTAAGCAAGCAGGAAACTTTTTTAATAATATCTCAGGTAGTCAACTATTTCTACTAAAGCAGATATAATAGGCTCGATCTTCACATCTATTGCCTCTGGTCATTGCTTTGATCCTCCAACAAGTTCttgatatcaaaaaaaaaaaaaaaaaaaaaaaaaggttgacaGGCAGTTTTAGCATATTAATCTTGCAACCTTCTAGCAAAATTTTCCCTAAAGCGAAGAGGTTCCTTCAAATAAAAGGCTAAATTCTTTCAAGACCAAACCCAAAATTCAAACCCCACGATATTCAACAAATTGACAAGCAAGGGACCACAGAAACCATAGTACATACATGTAGCTAGTGCAAGTAATGGGGTTTGCAGATCTTTTGAACCTGTAAAACATTACTACCACCATTTCCCTGAATAAACTTGAATCGGCAAGTGTCACCACAGGCTATCTTGTTATGTGTTCGGAATTCAGCCCATCCTCCTTTTATGTGAACCCACCTGCCCTTGCGTGCTATAGTCCACTCGCCACTCCTTGCCTTTCCCATTTACCAGTCTCATTCTCTTCATGTAAATTATGCCTGTCCCTCTCGCGAAGCTCATCGGGATAGTCTAATTAACATGATCATCAAACATGTATTCAGGGGAAAGTAAACGCATAAAATTTACCAAAGAATTTAAAAGAACGGAATTGTTTTTAACTTTACCATAAAAATTGTGTGGGACTTTTTAATAACCATTTCATAGTATGGATCTTTGTTGTTTAAGTTCACCACACTGAATCTGATCTTCTTTGAACCATTTTCTTCACTTTCATTGTCGGCTTCCTTCTCTTCAGCAACAGTACCTGTCTTTCTCTTAAAAGGTTCAGTATTTACCAGCGGTAAATCAATTAATCAATCTACTGACTCAACACCTAAGGCGTTGAATCGGTTTTTTGAACTCTTTATATCCACTTCTCTGTATTATTAGGACACAATTCATTACAATACTAAAAGGGATTTAACTTCACTGTCAGCGTAAAGATATCAGGTTTTAACCTATTGTAGCAGTGCATAGAAGTTAAACACTTAAACCCATAGTAAATaactcaatttaaaaaaaaaaaaattaaggatcTCACGCTTATAAGTTGTACTCACTTTGATATTCAAGTCTCTAACATTAGATTAGAAGCGCTTTGGAAGTTATAAACATAGTAGCAAACTTAATTCAAGTCCAATAAGAAGTTGCACTTAATTCCAACTAATTACCGTTATGGCTTACGTGAATCATTTGTTTCTGTTGTGATTTGCTTATGATTAAGTCTCTGTGTCATTTTCATGCATCTATATATAAGCTGAAGACTAGAATTAGATACCCCAAAATGCATAATAAGAAGGACATTACCTGACAATTCTTCTGGTTCTGTATTAACTCTCTTGGATTTTCCAGTATTTCCAAAGTCGTGTTTTTCTTCGGAGGAACTGCTGAGTTCCTCAAATAGTTGCCTCCCGCCGAAGTTTTTATAACTTTTCTGGTTATAAACCAGGACTTGGAACGTCGATTTATCAATGAGAAAAAATAGCAAAATGTCA
Above is a genomic segment from Lycium barbarum isolate Lr01 chromosome 12, ASM1917538v2, whole genome shotgun sequence containing:
- the LOC132624336 gene encoding B3 domain-containing protein At2g35310-like; translation: MLVDPNKHPSFCKLLFRQGFTDKILLPPAFIKECKNMLAKTCLLKSNIVGMSWEAIIVKKKSNYFICEGEWSQFVVHQQLELGDILLFFLIDKSTFQVLVYNQKSYKNFGGRQLFEELSSSSEEKHDFGNTGKSKRVNTEPEELSGTVAEEKEADNESEENGSKKIRFSVVNLNNKDPYYEMVIKKSHTIFMTIPMSFARGTGIIYMKRMRLVNGKGKEWRVDYSTQGQGNGGSNVLQVQKICKPHYLH